A single Gopherus flavomarginatus isolate rGopFla2 chromosome 17, rGopFla2.mat.asm, whole genome shotgun sequence DNA region contains:
- the LOC127036001 gene encoding P2Y purinoceptor 4-like → MEASSQVFRATSFHPVTNASTEFQPQVLPLVIPILLSILFLACLVLNSTSLWIFWFHIKQWNSSVILQFNLVLTDAFLIPIVPLIVAYFSLDNSWLFGQFLCRLKIFILSTHLYGSIYFLRLISIHRYLAVVHYSSRTLWKKSFLKKLSLFVWFLLSIQGLPLFIVLKTSSVNGSVKCMSIHQSEFSSLYVYYNIFLVTVNFLLLFGISLTCYALLGATIAKMNSTSLWGRVMKTKSLQMIMVSLAIFVICSVPLHVSRTIGVIVKYYNLSCERLHQVEIVYYASWLFTMVNCCLNPLIYNFASEKFNESFSKSLRKFWLLK, encoded by the coding sequence ATGGAGGCTTCTTCCCAAGTCTTTAGAGCCACCAGCTTTCATCCTGTCACGAATGCCAGCACAGAGTTCCagccacaggtgctgccccttgTCATCCCCATCCTGCTGAGCATTCTATTCTTGGCCTGCCTCGTTCTGAACAGCACCAGTCTGTGGATATTCTGGTTCCATATCAAGCAGTGGAATTCTAGTGTAATCCTCCAATTCAACCTAGTCTTAACGGATGCGTTTCTTATTCCCATCGTGCCGCTGATCGTTGCCTATTTCAGCCTGGACAACAGCTGGCTATTTGGTCAGTTCCTCTGCCGGCTCAAAATCTTCATCCTCAGCACCCACTTGTATGGCAGCATCTACTTCCTGAGGCTCATCAGCATTCACAGGTACCTTGCTGTCGTTCACTACAGCTCCAGGACCCTTTGGAAGAAGTCCTTCCTGAAAAAGCTCAGCTTGTTCGTATGGTTTCTCCTAAGCATCCAAGGGCTGCCCTTGTTCATTGTCCTCAAGACTTCATCAGTCAATGGCTCTGTGAAATGCATGAGTATCCATCAATCGGAGTTCTCCTCTCTTTACGTGTACTACAATATCTTCCTGGTGACGGTCAACTTCCTGCTCCTCTTTGGCATCTCCTTGACTTGCTATGCCTTGCTGGGAGCTACCATTGCTAAAATGAACAGTACAAGCCTCTGGGGCAGGGTGATGAAAACGAAGTCCTTACAGATGATAATGGTGTCTCTGGCTATCTTTGTCATCTGCTCTGTGCCACTGCATGTGAGCAGGACCATAGGAGTGATTGTAAAGTATTACAACCTGTCCTGTGAGCGCCTGCACCAGGTGGAAATTGTGTATTATGCCTCTTGGCTTTTCACCATGGTGAACTGCTGTCTCAATCCCTTGATCTACAACTTCGCTAGTGAGAAGTTTAATGAGTCCTTCTCAAAGTCCCTGAGAAAATTCTGGCTCTTAAAGTGA